The Candidatus Cloacimonadota bacterium nucleotide sequence GCCTCAGCCTGGGAGATTTCAAGCTGGAAAGCGGCGCCGACAAAGCGCAGTATTACGCCTATTTCGACAACAAGGGAAACTGTCTCTGGGCGCGTAAATGGCTGGGAACAAACCTGTACTTCAGCAAAGCCTCAGCCGGCGGCGAGCTCTATCTGGTTGGAAAACATAAACACTACATCGACACCGGTGGCCAGCCCTACTATCTGGAACAGGGTGATGGCGATTTGATTATCGCGCGCCTGGACAACGATGGAAGCTGGATTTGGGTCTCGCGCGCGAACTCAAATGTGTCCCCCGAACTCTTGAAACTCGATTTTGACCGCATGAGCAACCTCCGCGTCTGGGGATACAACCCCGGCGAAATGCTCTTCAGCCCGGTTAAACCCTGATTAAACCTATAAATCAATCCGGAGCCGCTCAGGTGTAAACCAGCGGCTCTTTTTCTTTGTTTGCCCAACTGTAGCGCACTTCGCCCACAAATATAGTGTGGTCTCCGCTGCGAATCTGGGTCACCACCTCACATTCAAAAACCGCCACCGCTTCTTTGAGAACCGGCAGTTTATGAAGTTTTCCGGGGATGAATTCCACTTCGCCTTTTTCAAATTTGTCGATATCCCTTCCCGAACTGGAACCCGCCATGGCGCAGAGCGGCTTCATTTGGTTGGAGGGAAAAACGAGGTTGAAAAACCTGTTTTCCTGCAAACATTCATGAGAAAAGCGGCTGTGGCCAACAGAAATGGCAAACATGGGCGGCTGAATCGAGGTGCGCATGAACCATTCCATCGTGATGAGATTGTAGCCCCCACCCGGTTTTTCGGTTACCGCCAACACCACTTTGGCGGGTAAATGCACCAATCCGTAAGCTTTTGTGAGTTCTGTCTGAACCATATCTCCACCATCCTGTCCATAGGTTTTAAGAACAATATAAGCGAAAAATCGACTTTGAGTATCATCTTTTCCTTGATTCGCTCTTTAGCCCGGCTCAAGAGTAACTTGACATCAATCCCTCATCATCCCGATTCTTTATCGGGATGTTCCCGAGTTACTCCGGAAATAATCCCGGGTCAGACTCAAGAGCCGGAAACCGAGGGCGAAAGCTGGCTTTCTAATAAAAATTTCTCCCTTCATTATCTAAGGACGAGTCTGGTGAAATCAACCTCACATA carries:
- a CDS encoding flavin reductase family protein, whose protein sequence is MVQTELTKAYGLVHLPAKVVLAVTEKPGGGYNLITMEWFMRTSIQPPMFAISVGHSRFSHECLQENRFFNLVFPSNQMKPLCAMAGSSSGRDIDKFEKGEVEFIPGKLHKLPVLKEAVAVFECEVVTQIRSGDHTIFVGEVRYSWANKEKEPLVYT